Part of the Verrucomicrobiota bacterium genome is shown below.
AGGAATGGATGTTGGACCTGAACTCGGGATGCAGGCTTGACGGGAACACTCAGAACAGGCAGTTCTAAGGCATGGATTGGACATTACCGCATTTGCCAACCTTGCTTTCGCAAGTTTGGACCAAGCTGGAAGAGGGTTGTCAGGACAGCGACAACCCTTGGCATACGCCGGTATTGGGTACGCTCAACCGCAACCGTCCCGCGTTGCGCGTGATGATTTTGCGTGCGGTGGAGGCGACGGCCCGGGTCTTGGTCTGTTATTCGGATAATCGCGCCAGCAAAGTTCGGCAAATCCTCAGTGTGCCACAGGTGGAATGGCTTTTTTACGACCGCGTTGCTGGCTTGCATCTGCGTGCCAGCGGCACGGCCGCCATTCATCATGTCAACTCCGTGACCCAGGCGGCATGGAAACACAAACCGGTGATCAACCATCTCCAATACCTATCCCCGCTCGCTCCTGGGACGGGGCTGCCGGCGGCGGTGCCCGTTGCCGAGTCGGATTTGCACGAAACCGAACTGGCCTATCGCAATTTTGCCGTCATCGTTACGGTGGTGAACAGCTTCGATTTGTTGATCGTGGGCGCAACCAAAGATCAACGCGCCTCCTTCACTTGGGACGGGGAGAAATTCGTGCCGCAGTGGATGGTGCCATAGGCACCCGGCGGCTGCCGATTCACTGGAGTTTCTTCTCCGTCATCGGGCAAGGAACGCACACGCTTCATCGTGAGCCCGATGTTCAAACGCACTCGCCAACCGATCTACTTCGCCCCTGGGAATATTCAATTTGCGTGCCAACCCACGCCAC
Proteins encoded:
- a CDS encoding pyridoxamine 5'-phosphate oxidase family protein; this translates as MDWTLPHLPTLLSQVWTKLEEGCQDSDNPWHTPVLGTLNRNRPALRVMILRAVEATARVLVCYSDNRASKVRQILSVPQVEWLFYDRVAGLHLRASGTAAIHHVNSVTQAAWKHKPVINHLQYLSPLAPGTGLPAAVPVAESDLHETELAYRNFAVIVTVVNSFDLLIVGATKDQRASFTWDGEKFVPQWMVP